The following proteins are encoded in a genomic region of Cryptomeria japonica chromosome 11, Sugi_1.0, whole genome shotgun sequence:
- the LOC131045977 gene encoding uncharacterized protein LOC131045977 — translation MEASMGVWVVDYVQHKCNPNSPTRWKRIGDMKNANSVKVAEILKSRIVHMAGGNDTLIWNAAKSGSYKVSLGYKLQRQRQEDRNWPSALCWDKWVLPKAGAFIWIALHGRILTSDRLKLVGIAGPNSYCLWKNEEETTYHILFNCSYSRNYWDWLKM, via the coding sequence ATGGAAGCATCTATGGGCGTATGGGTGGTAGATTATGTCCAACATAAGTGCAACCCAAATAGTCCAACAAGGTGGAAAAGGATTGGTGATATGAAAAATGCAAATAGTGTGAAGGTGGCCGAAATCCTCAAAAGCAGGATTGTACACATGGCAGGTGGAAATGACACCCTCATATGGAATGCGGCTAAATCAGGTTCCTATAAGGTTAGTTTAGGATACAAGTTACAAAGACAGAGGCAGGAAGATAGAAATTGGCCTTCTGCCTTATGTTGGGATAAATGGGTGTTACCCAAAGCTGGGGCATTTATTTGGATCGCCTTGCATGGAAGAATCCTAACAAGCGACAGATTGAAATTAGTAGGTATAGCAGGGCCCAACAGCTATTGCCTTTGGAAAAATGAGGAAGAAACAACATATCACATTTTGTTCAATTGTTCTTATTCAAGGAATTATTGGGATTGGCTGAAGATGTAG